From Hippoglossus stenolepis isolate QCI-W04-F060 chromosome 19, HSTE1.2, whole genome shotgun sequence, the proteins below share one genomic window:
- the LOC118098630 gene encoding copine-3 isoform X2 gives MAAQCVTKVELTVSCEHLLDKDIGSKSDPLCVLLMSSSDSQWYELGRTEQVQNCLCPKFAKKFVIDYYFEIVQKLKFGIYDIDNKTVDLSDDDFLGELECTLGQVVSSKKLTRPLILKNKSPAGKGTITINAEEIKDNRVANFEVQARKLDNKDFFGKSDPYLEFYKQTPTGWQLAHRTEVVNNNLNPTWKPFRIPLQSLCGGEMDKSIKVECYDYDNDGSHDLIGAFETTMTRLQEASQSSPAEFDCVNSKKKQKKKGYKNSGVVSVKVCKVVKEYTFLDYIMGGCQINFTVAIDFTGSNGDPKSPQSLHYISPQGVNEYLSAIWSVGNVIQDYDSDKMFPAFGFGAQTPPTWQVSHQFPLNFNPANPFCAGVEGVVEAYRVCLPQVKLYGPTNFSPIINHVACFAKQALQQTTASQYFVLLIITDGVITDMDDTRNAIVNASRLPMSIIIIGVGGADFSAMEFLDGDDGRLRSQTGETAMRDIVQFVPFRQFQNAPSQALAQSVLAELPQQVASFFSLFKLKPPHDPSPS, from the exons ATGGCAGCCCAGTGTGTCACTAAGGTGGAGCTGACCGTGTCCTGCGAGCATCTGCTGGACAAAGACATCGGCTCCAAGTCGGACCCCCTGTGTGTCCTGTTGATGAGCAGCTCGGACTCCCAGTGGTATGAG ctgggacgcACGGAGCAAGTCCAGAACTGCCTCTGCCCGAAGTTCGCCAAAAAGTTTGTCATCGACTACTACTTTGAAATCGTGCAGAAGCTGAAGTTTGGGATTTACGACATCGACAACAAGACCGTTGACCTGAGTGACGATGACTTCCTGGGGGAGCTGGAGTGCACCTTGGGCCAG GTTGTGTCCAGTAAAAAACTGACCCGACCGCTCATCTTGAAGAACAAGTCTCCTGCAGGAAAAGGGACCATCACA ATAAATGCAGAAGAAATAAAGGACAACAGGGTGGCGAATTTTGAGGTGCAAGCAAGGAAACTAGATAACAAG GATTTCTTTGGGAAGTCCGACCCGTACCTGGAGTTCTACAAGCAGACACCAACTGGGTGGCAGCTGGCTCACAGGACGgag GTGGTGAATAACAACTTGAATCCTACATGGAAACCCTTTCGAATCCCCCTGCAGTCtctctgtggaggagaaatgGACAAATCCATAAAA GTTGAGTGTTATGACTATGACAACGATGGTTCTCATGATCTCATTGGAGCCTTTGAGACCACGATGACACGCCTCCAAGAAGCATCACAGTCTTCTCcg GCAGAGTTTGATTGCGTCAACAgtaagaagaaacagaagaagaaaggctACAAGAACTCTGGGGTTGTGAGCGTGAAGGTTTGCAAG GTGGTGAAGGAGTATACGTTCCTGGATTACATCATGGGAGGCTGTCAAATAAACTTCACT GTGGCTATCGACTTCACAGGCTCCAACGGGGATCCCAAGTCTCCTCAGTCTCTCCACTACATCAGTCCTCAGGGAGTGAACGAGTACCTCTCTGCCATCTGGTCTGTGGGCAACGTCATCCAGGACTATGACAG TGACAAGATGTTTCCTGCCTTTGGCTTTGGAGCCCAGACTCCTCCCACATGGCAG GTTTCACACCAGTTTCCTCTCAATTTCAACCCAGCAAATCCATTTTGTGCAG gtgttgaAGGGGTGGTGGAGGCCTACAGGGTCTGTCTGCCCCAGGTCAAACTCTACGGCCCCACCAACTTCTCCCCTATCATCAACCACGTGGCGTGCTTCGCTAAACAAGCCCTCCAGCAGACCACTGcatct CAATACTTTGTTTTGCTCATCATCACTGACGGAGTGATCACAGACATGGATGACACCCGCAACGCCATCGTCAACGCCTCTCGTCTGCCCATGTCAATCATCATTATCGGAGTAGGGGGGGCCGACTTCAGTGCCATGGAGTTCCTGGATGGAGACGATGGGCGCCTGCGTTCTCAGACTGGCGAGACGGCCATGAGAGACATCGTCCAGTTTGTGCCATTCAGGCAGTTCCAAAAT GCACCCAGCCAGGCTCTTGCCCAAAGTGTATTGGCCGAGTTACCTCAACAAGTGGCCTCCTTCTTCAGTTTATTCAAACTGAAGCCTCCCCACGATCCCAGTCCTTCATAG
- the LOC118098631 gene encoding WD repeat-containing protein 37 isoform X2: MPVEGGSSSGSASAARHPKQKRKAHSLSIRRTNSTEDRPQGVQRGDMLEGQDSKLPLPLRNNLLELFGQIEREFENLYIENIELRREIDSLNERLTGDGQTIEGGDPTKGALKTKASHSTSQLSQKLKTTYKASTSKIVSSFKATAGSRALCQLLKEYVGHRDGIWDLSVTRTQPVVLGTASADHSALLWSIETGKCLLRYAGHAGSVNSIKFHPTEQMAITASGDQTAHIWRYMVQLPAPQPPPDVSAPCDDDQDSSDREEGEVDVEGPCEVPTVRVATATLKSHQGVVIAADWLVGGRQVVTASWDRAANLYEVETSELVHTLTGHDQELTHCCTHPTQRLVVTSSRDTTFRLWDFRDPSIHSVNVFQGHTDTVTSAVFTVGDNVVSGSDDRTVKVWDLKNMRSPIATIRTDSAVNRISVSANQRIIALPHDNRQVRLFDMSGVRLARLPRSNRMGHRRMVCCTAWNEENQSCNLFTCGFDRQAIGWNINIPALLQEK; the protein is encoded by the exons ATGCCGGTGGAGGGCGGAAGCAGCAGCGGCTCTGCATCAGCCGCCCGCCACCCCAAGCAGAAACGCAAGGCTCACAGTCTGTCTATCCGGCGCACCAACAGCACGGAGGACAGGCCCCAGGGCGTCCAAAGAGGAGACATGCTggagggacag GACTCCAAGTTGCCTCTCCCCTTACGAAACAATCTTCTCGAACTTTTTGGCCAAATCGAGCGCGAGTTTGAAAACCTTTACATCGAAAACATTGAAT TACGCCGGGAAATCGACTCCCTGAATGAGCGACTGACTGGAGATGGACAAACAATTGAGGGAGGAGATCCCACCAAGGGAGCGCTGAAAACAAAAG CCAGCCACAGCACAAGTCAACTGTCACAGAAGCTGAAGACGACCTACAAAGCCTCTACCAGCAAG ATTGTGTCCAGTTTCAAAGCCACCGCGGGGTCTCGGGCTTTGTGTCAGCTGCTCAAGGAGTATGTGGGTCACCGGGACGGGATCTGGGACCTCAGCGTCACTCGGACCCAGCCGGTGGTCCTGGGCACCGCCTCTGCAG ACCACTCGGCTCTGCTTTGGAGCATAGAGACTGGGAAATGTCTTCTGAGATATGCTGGTCATGCTGGATCAG TCAACTCCATCAAGTTCCACCCCACAGAGCAGATGGCCATCACAG CCTCTGGGGACCAGACGGCTCACATCTGGCGCTACATGGTGCAGCTTCCTGCCCCCCAGCCACCACCAGATGTCAGT GCTCCTTGTGATGACGACCAGGACTCGTCAGAccgagaggagggagaggtggatgTAGAGGGCCCGTGCGAGGTCCCCACCGTCCGGGTGGCTACAGCCACCCTGAAGAGTCACCAGGGTGTAGTGATCGCAGCCGATTGGTTGGTTGGAGGCCGACAAGTGGTGACAGCTTCCTGGGATCGTGCTGCGAACCTGTATGAGGTGGAGACGTCTGAGCTGGTCCACACACTCACTG gccATGACCAGGAGCTGACCCACTGCTGTACCCACCCTACCCAGCGTCTGGTGGTCACCTCATCCAGAGACACCACCTTCAGACTGTGGGACTTCAGAGACCCGTCCATCCACTCTGTCAACGTCTTCCAGGGACACACCGa CACGGTGACGTCGGCGGTGTTCACGGTGGGCGACAACGTGGTTTCAGGGAGTGACGACCGCACTGTCAAGGTGTGGGATCtgaagaacatgaggtcacccATAGCAACCATCCGCACTGACTCAGCTGTGAACAG GATAAGCGTCTCCGCCAACCAGAGGATCATTGCCCTGCCACATGACAATCGACAGGTCCGACTGTTCGACATGAGCGGAGTGAGGCTGGCCAGACTTCCACGCAGCAACAGGATG ggtcaCAGGCGTATGGTGTGCTGCACAGCGTGGAACGAAGAGAACCAGTCGTGCAACCTGTTCACCTGCGGCTTCGACCGACAGGCCATCGGCTGGAACATCAACATCCCTgccctgctgcaggagaagtga
- the LOC118098631 gene encoding WD repeat-containing protein 37 isoform X1, which yields MPVEGGSSSGSASAARHPKQKRKAHSLSIRRTNSTEDRPQGVQRGDMLEGQDSKLPLPLRNNLLELFGQIEREFENLYIENIELRREIDSLNERLTGDGQTIEGGDPTKGALKTKASHSTSQLSQKLKTTYKASTSKSLYTFHGKICGPRNFSLATWELWGGDSWIVSSFKATAGSRALCQLLKEYVGHRDGIWDLSVTRTQPVVLGTASADHSALLWSIETGKCLLRYAGHAGSVNSIKFHPTEQMAITASGDQTAHIWRYMVQLPAPQPPPDVSAPCDDDQDSSDREEGEVDVEGPCEVPTVRVATATLKSHQGVVIAADWLVGGRQVVTASWDRAANLYEVETSELVHTLTGHDQELTHCCTHPTQRLVVTSSRDTTFRLWDFRDPSIHSVNVFQGHTDTVTSAVFTVGDNVVSGSDDRTVKVWDLKNMRSPIATIRTDSAVNRISVSANQRIIALPHDNRQVRLFDMSGVRLARLPRSNRMGHRRMVCCTAWNEENQSCNLFTCGFDRQAIGWNINIPALLQEK from the exons ATGCCGGTGGAGGGCGGAAGCAGCAGCGGCTCTGCATCAGCCGCCCGCCACCCCAAGCAGAAACGCAAGGCTCACAGTCTGTCTATCCGGCGCACCAACAGCACGGAGGACAGGCCCCAGGGCGTCCAAAGAGGAGACATGCTggagggacag GACTCCAAGTTGCCTCTCCCCTTACGAAACAATCTTCTCGAACTTTTTGGCCAAATCGAGCGCGAGTTTGAAAACCTTTACATCGAAAACATTGAAT TACGCCGGGAAATCGACTCCCTGAATGAGCGACTGACTGGAGATGGACAAACAATTGAGGGAGGAGATCCCACCAAGGGAGCGCTGAAAACAAAAG CCAGCCACAGCACAAGTCAACTGTCACAGAAGCTGAAGACGACCTACAAAGCCTCTACCAGCAAG AGCTTGTACACTTTCCACGGCAAAATATGCGGACCTCGCAACTTCAGTTTGGCCACATGGGAGTTGTGGGGCGGAGATTCATGG ATTGTGTCCAGTTTCAAAGCCACCGCGGGGTCTCGGGCTTTGTGTCAGCTGCTCAAGGAGTATGTGGGTCACCGGGACGGGATCTGGGACCTCAGCGTCACTCGGACCCAGCCGGTGGTCCTGGGCACCGCCTCTGCAG ACCACTCGGCTCTGCTTTGGAGCATAGAGACTGGGAAATGTCTTCTGAGATATGCTGGTCATGCTGGATCAG TCAACTCCATCAAGTTCCACCCCACAGAGCAGATGGCCATCACAG CCTCTGGGGACCAGACGGCTCACATCTGGCGCTACATGGTGCAGCTTCCTGCCCCCCAGCCACCACCAGATGTCAGT GCTCCTTGTGATGACGACCAGGACTCGTCAGAccgagaggagggagaggtggatgTAGAGGGCCCGTGCGAGGTCCCCACCGTCCGGGTGGCTACAGCCACCCTGAAGAGTCACCAGGGTGTAGTGATCGCAGCCGATTGGTTGGTTGGAGGCCGACAAGTGGTGACAGCTTCCTGGGATCGTGCTGCGAACCTGTATGAGGTGGAGACGTCTGAGCTGGTCCACACACTCACTG gccATGACCAGGAGCTGACCCACTGCTGTACCCACCCTACCCAGCGTCTGGTGGTCACCTCATCCAGAGACACCACCTTCAGACTGTGGGACTTCAGAGACCCGTCCATCCACTCTGTCAACGTCTTCCAGGGACACACCGa CACGGTGACGTCGGCGGTGTTCACGGTGGGCGACAACGTGGTTTCAGGGAGTGACGACCGCACTGTCAAGGTGTGGGATCtgaagaacatgaggtcacccATAGCAACCATCCGCACTGACTCAGCTGTGAACAG GATAAGCGTCTCCGCCAACCAGAGGATCATTGCCCTGCCACATGACAATCGACAGGTCCGACTGTTCGACATGAGCGGAGTGAGGCTGGCCAGACTTCCACGCAGCAACAGGATG ggtcaCAGGCGTATGGTGTGCTGCACAGCGTGGAACGAAGAGAACCAGTCGTGCAACCTGTTCACCTGCGGCTTCGACCGACAGGCCATCGGCTGGAACATCAACATCCCTgccctgctgcaggagaagtga
- the LOC118098630 gene encoding copine-3 isoform X1 encodes MAAQCVTKVELTVSCEHLLDKDIGSKSDPLCVLLMSSSDSQWYELGRTEQVQNCLCPKFAKKFVIDYYFEIVQKLKFGIYDIDNKTVDLSDDDFLGELECTLGQVVSSKKLTRPLILKNKSPAGKGTITINAEEIKDNRVANFEVQARKLDNKDFFGKSDPYLEFYKQTPTGWQLAHRTEVVNNNLNPTWKPFRIPLQSLCGGEMDKSIKVECYDYDNDGSHDLIGAFETTMTRLQEASQSSPAEFDCVNSKKKQKKKGYKNSGVVSVKVCKVVKEYTFLDYIMGGCQINFTVAIDFTGSNGDPKSPQSLHYISPQGVNEYLSAIWSVGNVIQDYDSDKMFPAFGFGAQTPPTWQVSHQFPLNFNPANPFCAGVEGVVEAYRVCLPQVKLYGPTNFSPIINHVACFAKQALQQTTASQYFVLLIITDGVITDMDDTRNAIVNASRLPMSIIIIGVGGADFSAMEFLDGDDGRLRSQTGETAMRDIVQFVPFRQFQNAPKEALAKSVLAEVPGQLVEFFSVMKLSPPISKPASNPALNPAPTPAGTI; translated from the exons ATGGCAGCCCAGTGTGTCACTAAGGTGGAGCTGACCGTGTCCTGCGAGCATCTGCTGGACAAAGACATCGGCTCCAAGTCGGACCCCCTGTGTGTCCTGTTGATGAGCAGCTCGGACTCCCAGTGGTATGAG ctgggacgcACGGAGCAAGTCCAGAACTGCCTCTGCCCGAAGTTCGCCAAAAAGTTTGTCATCGACTACTACTTTGAAATCGTGCAGAAGCTGAAGTTTGGGATTTACGACATCGACAACAAGACCGTTGACCTGAGTGACGATGACTTCCTGGGGGAGCTGGAGTGCACCTTGGGCCAG GTTGTGTCCAGTAAAAAACTGACCCGACCGCTCATCTTGAAGAACAAGTCTCCTGCAGGAAAAGGGACCATCACA ATAAATGCAGAAGAAATAAAGGACAACAGGGTGGCGAATTTTGAGGTGCAAGCAAGGAAACTAGATAACAAG GATTTCTTTGGGAAGTCCGACCCGTACCTGGAGTTCTACAAGCAGACACCAACTGGGTGGCAGCTGGCTCACAGGACGgag GTGGTGAATAACAACTTGAATCCTACATGGAAACCCTTTCGAATCCCCCTGCAGTCtctctgtggaggagaaatgGACAAATCCATAAAA GTTGAGTGTTATGACTATGACAACGATGGTTCTCATGATCTCATTGGAGCCTTTGAGACCACGATGACACGCCTCCAAGAAGCATCACAGTCTTCTCcg GCAGAGTTTGATTGCGTCAACAgtaagaagaaacagaagaagaaaggctACAAGAACTCTGGGGTTGTGAGCGTGAAGGTTTGCAAG GTGGTGAAGGAGTATACGTTCCTGGATTACATCATGGGAGGCTGTCAAATAAACTTCACT GTGGCTATCGACTTCACAGGCTCCAACGGGGATCCCAAGTCTCCTCAGTCTCTCCACTACATCAGTCCTCAGGGAGTGAACGAGTACCTCTCTGCCATCTGGTCTGTGGGCAACGTCATCCAGGACTATGACAG TGACAAGATGTTTCCTGCCTTTGGCTTTGGAGCCCAGACTCCTCCCACATGGCAG GTTTCACACCAGTTTCCTCTCAATTTCAACCCAGCAAATCCATTTTGTGCAG gtgttgaAGGGGTGGTGGAGGCCTACAGGGTCTGTCTGCCCCAGGTCAAACTCTACGGCCCCACCAACTTCTCCCCTATCATCAACCACGTGGCGTGCTTCGCTAAACAAGCCCTCCAGCAGACCACTGcatct CAATACTTTGTTTTGCTCATCATCACTGACGGAGTGATCACAGACATGGATGACACCCGCAACGCCATCGTCAACGCCTCTCGTCTGCCCATGTCAATCATCATTATCGGAGTAGGGGGGGCCGACTTCAGTGCCATGGAGTTCCTGGATGGAGACGATGGGCGCCTGCGTTCTCAGACTGGCGAGACGGCCATGAGAGACATCGTCCAGTTTGTGCCATTCAGGCAGTTCCAAAAT GCTCCGAAAGAAGCACTGGCGAAGAGTGTGTTGGCAGAAGTTCCAGGTCAGCTGGTGGAGTTTTTCAGTGTCATGAAGCTGAGTCCACCCATCTCCAAACCTGCATCAAACCCTGCACTAAACCCTGCACCAACCCCTGCAGGGACCATCTGA
- the idi1 gene encoding isopentenyl-diphosphate Delta-isomerase 1 — MVRSVWAVLRRLSSQGRAAAASPKPNVPVSVRAAALRSGPGLAATISRRTISSEVRHLQAAVKMPEITTDHLDEKQVQLLAEKCILIDEDDRKIGADTKKNCHLNSNIDKGLLHRAFSVFIFNSEEKLLLQQRSDAKITFPGCFTNTCCSHPLHTDSEVEEKDAIGVRRAAQRRLKAELGIPMDQVTPEEMTYLTRIHYKAQSDGVWGEHEIDYILFMQKDVDLSPDPNEIQTHCYVSKEELKEMLNKAKRKELLITPWFSLIAETFLFQWWDNLHSLKQFMDHDNIHRM, encoded by the exons ATGGTGCGGTCTGTGTGGGCGGTGCTCCGGAGATTGTCCTCCCAGGGACGCGCCGCTGCTGCTTCGCCCAAACCGAACGTACCTGTCTCCGTTAGAGCTGCAGCCTTGAGGAGCGGACCCGGACTCGCAGCCACCATCAGCCGCAGGACGATATCCAG TGAGGTGAGACACCTGCAGGCTGCAGTCAAGATGCCTGAGATCACCACGGATCACCTGGATGAGAAGCAGGTGCAGCTGCTGGCTGAGAAGTGCATCCTCATCGACGAGGACGACCGCAAGATCGGAGCCGATACCAAGAAGAACTGCCACCTCAACTCCAACATTGATAAAG gtttattacacagagcTTTCAGTGTCTTCATCTTCAACAGTGAAGAGAAACTGCTCTTACAACAGCGGTCTGACGCCAAAATCACCTTTCCAG gctgcttcacaaacacatgctgcagTCATCCCTTACACACAGACAGCGAGGTGGAAGAGAAAGATGCTATTGGAGTGAGGAGAGCTGCTCAGAGGAGACTCAAAGCTGAACTGGGTATTCCCATGGATCAG GTGACACCAGAAGAAATGACCTATCTAACAAGAATCCACTACAAGGCCCAGTCAGACGGTGTTTGGGGAGAACATGAGATCGACTACATCCTCTTCATGCAGAAG GATGTGGATTTGAGTCCAGACCCCAACGAGATCCAAACCCACTGCTACGTGAGcaaggaggagctgaaggagatGCTGAACAAGGCCAAGCGCAAGGAGCTGTTGATCACGCCCTGGTTCAGCCTCATCGCTGAGACCTTCCTCTTCCAGTGGTGGGACAACCTGCACAGCCTCAAACAGTTCATGGATCACGACAACATCCACCGCATGTAA